One window from the genome of Rhodobacteraceae bacterium S2214 encodes:
- a CDS encoding DUF4169 family protein produces MTTPINLNKVRKDKARSEKKLRADANSVKFGQSKAQRLLEVTQSKQASARLDALKFDDE; encoded by the coding sequence ATGACAACGCCGATCAACCTCAACAAGGTCCGTAAAGACAAAGCGCGCAGCGAAAAGAAACTGCGCGCCGACGCGAATTCCGTGAAGTTCGGGCAAAGCAAAGCGCAACGCCTGCTTGAGGTTACCCAATCAAAACAAGCCTCTGCGCGGTTAGATGCGCTGAAATTCGATGATGAATGA
- a CDS encoding ribbon-helix-helix domain-containing protein: MNEILTGRPVKRSLTLAGHRTSVSLEDIFWNAFRQIAARRGQPINDLAREIDAQRGDIGLASAIRVFVLKDVQDRVPE; the protein is encoded by the coding sequence ATGAATGAAATACTCACAGGTCGGCCCGTCAAACGGTCCCTGACATTGGCAGGGCACCGGACCAGCGTGTCGCTCGAAGATATCTTTTGGAACGCATTTCGCCAGATTGCCGCACGGCGTGGTCAGCCGATCAACGACTTGGCCCGTGAAATTGATGCACAGCGGGGCGATATCGGGCTCGCGTCAGCGATCCGTGTATTTGTCCTAAAGGACGTTCAGGACCGCGTACCAGAATAA